A window of the Natronomonas salina genome harbors these coding sequences:
- the hemC gene encoding hydroxymethylbilane synthase, whose product MTETIRLATRGSDLALRQAQTVAEALESRRREVELVEVETTGDSVRDELIHRLGKTGAFVRSLDEKVLDGEVDAAVHSMKDMPTEFPEELVVAGVPERGSPGDVLVTPDGDTLETLPDGATVGTASLRRKAQLLAARPDLDVRPLRGNVDTRVQKLLAPTLQAEHERRLEAEEEESDTSYDRTAEEWFDDLPEFEKQALGREVDTRFDAIVLAAAGLERIGLLDRIEHERLDASFVSAPGQGALAVNARADSDVGETIRHEIDHPRTRVETTVERTILETLGGGCVAPVGIHAVIRGEYVHARVRVLSQDGTEEIGGSRDLPVERHPEAAREFADELADRGAADLIQRARRESE is encoded by the coding sequence ATGACAGAGACGATCCGGCTGGCGACGCGCGGCTCGGACCTCGCGTTGCGCCAGGCCCAGACCGTGGCCGAGGCCCTGGAGAGCCGCCGTCGGGAGGTCGAACTCGTGGAGGTGGAGACGACCGGCGACAGCGTCCGCGACGAGTTGATCCACCGGCTCGGCAAGACCGGCGCGTTCGTCCGCAGCCTCGACGAGAAGGTCCTCGACGGGGAGGTCGACGCCGCGGTCCACTCGATGAAGGACATGCCGACCGAGTTCCCCGAGGAACTGGTCGTCGCCGGCGTCCCCGAGCGCGGCTCCCCGGGTGACGTGCTCGTCACGCCGGACGGTGACACGCTGGAGACGCTGCCCGACGGGGCGACGGTCGGGACGGCGAGCCTCCGCCGGAAGGCCCAGCTCCTGGCGGCGCGACCGGACCTCGACGTCCGACCGCTCCGCGGCAACGTCGACACCCGGGTCCAGAAGCTGCTCGCCCCGACCCTGCAGGCGGAACACGAGCGACGGCTGGAGGCCGAAGAGGAGGAGAGCGACACCAGCTACGACCGGACGGCCGAGGAGTGGTTCGACGACCTCCCGGAGTTCGAGAAGCAGGCGCTCGGCCGGGAGGTCGACACGCGGTTCGACGCCATCGTGCTGGCCGCGGCGGGACTGGAGCGGATCGGCCTCCTGGACCGGATCGAACACGAGCGGCTCGATGCGTCGTTCGTCTCGGCGCCCGGACAGGGGGCGCTGGCGGTCAACGCGCGGGCGGACAGCGACGTCGGCGAGACCATCCGCCACGAGATCGACCACCCGCGGACGCGGGTCGAGACCACCGTCGAGCGGACGATCCTCGAGACGCTCGGCGGGGGCTGCGTCGCCCCGGTCGGCATCCACGCGGTCATCCGGGGCGAGTACGTCCACGCGCGGGTGCGCGTCCTCTCGCAGGACGGCACCGAGGAGATCGGCGGGAGCCGGGACCTCCCGGTGGAGCGCCACCCCGAAGCGGCCAGGGAGTTCGCCGACGAACTCGCCGACCGGGGGGCCGCCGACCTGATCCAGCGCGCCCGGAGGGAGTCGGAATGA
- a CDS encoding transcriptional regulator produces MSRSALVGNITAMLEDAGFTVSDRCAIRPKSFDIAARRSDDVLLVKVLANIDAFDGYTGAEMRRLGEYLDATPILVGLRTRNEELKPGVVYFRHGVPVFSPDTAMDYFIEEVPPLIYAAPGGLYVNIDGELLSDVRSEEEMSLGKLANELGVSRRTVSKYEDGMNASVEVAAELEEIFDAPLASPVDVLEGAEDVRDDVEDPDEPEADPDDARLVTVLTRVGFEVHPTMRAPFKAVSEDESGKQKMLTGHSDFNRTAEKRARIMSSVGQVTRTRSVYVVDRARQDAVEGTALIEREEFDRIDDPEELENLIRERAEVEEPA; encoded by the coding sequence ATGTCACGGTCCGCACTGGTCGGCAACATCACCGCGATGCTCGAGGACGCAGGCTTCACGGTGAGTGACCGGTGTGCCATTCGACCGAAGAGCTTCGACATCGCGGCACGACGTAGCGACGACGTGCTGCTGGTGAAGGTACTCGCGAACATCGACGCCTTCGACGGCTACACCGGCGCGGAGATGCGCCGCCTCGGCGAGTACCTCGACGCGACGCCCATCCTCGTCGGCCTCCGGACGCGCAACGAGGAACTGAAGCCCGGCGTCGTCTACTTCCGACACGGCGTCCCGGTGTTCTCGCCGGACACGGCGATGGACTACTTCATCGAGGAGGTCCCGCCGCTCATCTACGCCGCGCCGGGCGGCCTCTACGTCAACATCGACGGGGAGCTGCTCTCCGACGTCCGCTCCGAGGAGGAGATGTCCCTCGGGAAGCTCGCCAACGAGCTCGGCGTCTCCCGCCGGACCGTCTCGAAGTACGAGGACGGCATGAACGCCAGCGTCGAGGTCGCGGCGGAACTCGAGGAGATCTTCGACGCGCCGCTGGCCAGCCCGGTCGACGTCCTCGAAGGGGCCGAGGACGTCCGCGACGACGTCGAGGACCCCGACGAGCCGGAGGCCGACCCGGACGACGCACGGCTCGTCACGGTCCTCACGCGCGTCGGCTTCGAGGTCCACCCGACGATGCGCGCGCCGTTCAAGGCCGTCAGCGAGGACGAGTCCGGCAAGCAGAAGATGCTCACCGGCCACTCGGACTTCAACCGGACCGCGGAGAAGCGCGCCCGGATCATGTCCTCGGTCGGCCAGGTCACCCGGACCCGGTCGGTGTACGTCGTCGACCGCGCCCGTCAGGACGCCGTCGAGGGCACGGCCCTCATCGAGCGCGAGGAGTTCGACCGCATCGACGACCCCGAGGAGCTCGAGAACCTCATCCGCGAGCGCGCCGAAGTCGAAGAACCCGCGTAA
- a CDS encoding tRNA(Ile)(2)-agmatinylcytidine synthase — protein MTVIGLDDTDSRERGMCTTYVADTVARRLEAAGASVERTLLVRCNPAVEHKTRGNAALAIHADADVETALDVAGDVVGEAAETDDDRTNPGLVVADDAPEAVPDSIAGFAREAVPDSIAGFAREAVRDHLTRDAAATLVSEVGYRSRGWKNGRGVIGALAAVGAWRAFDDWTAEYITYREPDRWGTERDVDYDSVFEAADEHYPTVWDTVDRTSGEAVCVPRTPGPVLYGIRGDDPSVCRQVADAIGSEPVADARTFVTNQGTDAHLRHGTLQGARGGRSYRLDGTVAAPPETRRGGHVFFPLVDDDAELQCAAFEPTKRFRDRVRALRPGDRLTVCGEVGDGTLKLEKFAVRELNRTELVTPTCPDCNRRMESAGRGQGYRCRDCETTADGKVERRVDRDLELGWYEVPPRARRHIAKPLVRGGFDDTTHPEK, from the coding sequence GTGACCGTCATCGGCCTCGACGACACCGACTCCCGCGAGCGCGGGATGTGTACGACGTACGTCGCCGACACCGTCGCCAGACGACTCGAAGCCGCCGGCGCGTCCGTCGAGCGCACGCTGCTCGTCCGGTGTAACCCCGCGGTCGAGCACAAGACCCGGGGGAACGCCGCGCTGGCGATCCACGCGGACGCCGACGTAGAGACGGCTCTCGACGTCGCCGGCGACGTCGTCGGCGAGGCCGCCGAGACCGACGACGACCGGACCAACCCGGGACTCGTTGTCGCGGACGACGCCCCGGAGGCCGTCCCGGATTCGATCGCCGGATTCGCCCGAGAGGCGGTCCCGGATTCGATCGCCGGATTCGCCCGAGAGGCGGTCCGGGACCACCTCACTCGCGACGCTGCGGCCACACTGGTCTCCGAGGTCGGCTACCGGTCTCGAGGCTGGAAGAACGGCCGGGGAGTCATCGGCGCGCTGGCGGCGGTCGGCGCCTGGCGGGCCTTCGACGACTGGACCGCCGAGTACATCACCTATCGCGAACCGGACCGCTGGGGAACCGAGCGGGACGTCGACTACGACTCGGTCTTCGAAGCCGCCGACGAACACTACCCGACGGTCTGGGACACGGTCGACCGCACGAGCGGCGAGGCGGTGTGCGTTCCCCGGACGCCCGGACCGGTGCTCTACGGTATCCGGGGGGACGACCCGTCGGTCTGTCGGCAGGTCGCCGACGCGATCGGGAGCGAACCGGTCGCCGACGCCCGAACGTTCGTCACGAACCAGGGGACCGACGCGCACCTCCGGCACGGAACCCTCCAGGGCGCACGCGGCGGTCGCTCCTATCGGCTCGACGGGACCGTGGCCGCGCCGCCGGAGACCCGCCGCGGCGGCCACGTCTTCTTCCCGCTGGTCGACGACGACGCGGAACTGCAGTGCGCCGCCTTCGAACCGACCAAGCGGTTCCGCGACCGCGTCCGGGCGCTCCGGCCCGGCGACCGGCTCACCGTCTGCGGTGAGGTCGGCGACGGGACGCTGAAACTCGAGAAGTTCGCGGTCCGGGAGCTGAATCGAACCGAACTGGTCACCCCGACGTGTCCGGACTGCAATCGGCGGATGGAGTCCGCCGGTCGAGGCCAGGGCTATCGGTGCCGGGACTGCGAGACGACCGCCGACGGCAAGGTCGAGCGGCGGGTCGACCGCGACCTCGAGCTCGGCTGGTACGAGGTCCCGCCGCGGGCGCGTCGCCACATCGCGAAACCGCTCGTCAGGGGCGGATTCGACGACACGACGCACCCCGAGAAGTGA
- a CDS encoding pyridoxal-phosphate dependent enzyme encodes MNLRCSECGREYDDRWRCECGSPLRFAERPLPDAADPADADVDTRDGLWAFDEFLPVDRHVTLGEGYTPLVDAPEWDARFKLEYVFPTGSFKDRGATATLSRAVEVGAETVVEDSSGNAGAAIATYAARAGLPAEIYVPADVKESKLKAIRRSGAGVVRVEGSREDVTDACVEAVERGDGWYASHAWNPAFFAGTATMAYEIAHQSEWSVPDAVVMPLGHGTMFLGAYRGFSALREAGWIDDLPRLLGAQASGYAPIAHELHGDDTGEDNDVADGIQIREPVQRDAILEAVEETDGDVVALSESAVATELDRLHDAGFYVEPTSAVAPAALREYRERGVLDSDDDVVVPLSGSGLKG; translated from the coding sequence ATGAACCTCCGCTGCTCCGAGTGCGGTCGGGAGTACGACGACCGGTGGCGCTGCGAGTGCGGTTCGCCGTTGCGGTTCGCCGAGCGACCGCTCCCGGACGCCGCAGACCCGGCGGACGCCGACGTCGATACACGGGACGGACTGTGGGCGTTCGACGAGTTCCTGCCCGTCGACCGGCACGTGACCCTCGGGGAGGGGTACACGCCGCTGGTCGACGCCCCCGAGTGGGACGCCCGGTTCAAGCTGGAGTACGTCTTCCCGACGGGCTCGTTCAAGGACCGCGGCGCGACCGCGACCCTCTCGCGGGCCGTCGAGGTGGGCGCCGAGACGGTCGTCGAGGACTCCTCCGGCAACGCCGGCGCGGCCATCGCGACCTACGCCGCCCGTGCCGGGCTCCCCGCCGAGATCTACGTCCCGGCGGACGTCAAGGAGTCGAAGCTGAAGGCGATCCGCCGCAGCGGCGCCGGCGTCGTCCGCGTCGAGGGGAGCCGCGAGGACGTCACCGACGCCTGCGTCGAGGCGGTCGAGCGCGGCGACGGCTGGTACGCCAGCCACGCCTGGAACCCCGCGTTCTTCGCGGGCACCGCGACGATGGCCTACGAGATCGCCCACCAGTCCGAGTGGTCGGTCCCGGACGCCGTCGTGATGCCGCTGGGCCACGGGACGATGTTCCTCGGCGCGTACCGGGGGTTCAGCGCGCTCCGTGAGGCCGGCTGGATCGACGACCTGCCGCGATTGCTCGGCGCCCAGGCGTCGGGGTACGCCCCGATAGCGCACGAACTGCACGGCGACGACACGGGCGAGGACAACGACGTCGCCGACGGCATCCAGATCCGTGAGCCGGTGCAACGGGACGCGATTCTAGAGGCGGTCGAGGAGACGGACGGCGACGTGGTCGCCCTCTCCGAATCCGCCGTCGCGACCGAACTCGATCGGTTGCACGACGCCGGCTTCTACGTCGAACCCACGAGCGCGGTCGCGCCCGCTGCACTCCGGGAGTACCGCGAACGGGGTGTTCTCGACTCCGACGACGACGTGGTCGTCCCGCTGTCGGGGAGCGGACTGAAGGGATAG
- a CDS encoding aldehyde ferredoxin oxidoreductase family protein translates to MIHTEGPLLSIDVGAQETAEEAIDDVLETFVGGRGVGTKLAHDRIPFDADPLGPENSLVFATGPLQTSIMSYTGRMSCTGLSPLTDGLLSSNAGGFMSRPFIDTGYAAVEITGASDELVGVHVTDEGVEFEAVPELEEATVGETNDYIESEHGLDSEHTAVTGPAGENEVRFASIMTSGSRAFGRGGLGAVLGAKNVKFLTFEGDSRPEIEGIDQELVMEIHKEASESGSPMKDAGTVSVSDYANSVGALPTKYFEELRFDDIDKIGSGAVIEHKYKKGTCSSCAFACKLPTRDEESGLETEGPEYETMMSFGSNALVDDFVAIMKSNELCDQLGLDTISCGDVVSAYLASEDEFGNVDLIHETIEQIAYREGVGDTLAEGIDRFHDELGVENWTMKGMEFAAHDGRTLNGQGLSFATSNRGADHMYAEMYQLEYPLVAPDQALDSDGVAGKSDRLIEMENKNAVHDSGVLCKFAFSSMDHDRYAALFDTDWETLQEVGGRIIELERHFNSKRGFDRADDDALPYELEGLDDELSNYYDLRGWNDDGTVPDANVGDGGGAAPADD, encoded by the coding sequence ATGATACACACGGAGGGCCCGCTGCTGTCCATCGACGTCGGCGCACAGGAGACGGCCGAGGAGGCCATCGACGACGTCCTGGAGACGTTCGTCGGCGGCCGCGGCGTGGGGACGAAGCTCGCGCACGACCGCATCCCGTTCGACGCCGACCCGCTCGGTCCCGAGAACAGTCTGGTCTTCGCGACCGGCCCGCTGCAGACCTCCATCATGAGCTACACCGGCCGGATGTCCTGTACCGGCCTCTCGCCGCTGACCGACGGCCTGCTGTCGTCGAACGCCGGCGGCTTCATGTCCCGGCCGTTCATCGACACCGGCTACGCCGCCGTCGAGATCACGGGCGCCAGCGACGAACTGGTCGGCGTCCACGTCACCGACGAGGGCGTCGAGTTCGAGGCCGTCCCCGAACTCGAGGAGGCGACCGTCGGCGAGACCAACGACTACATCGAGTCCGAGCACGGCCTCGACAGCGAGCACACCGCCGTCACCGGCCCCGCCGGGGAGAACGAGGTCCGCTTCGCCTCCATCATGACCTCCGGGTCGCGGGCGTTCGGCCGCGGCGGCCTCGGGGCCGTCCTCGGCGCGAAGAACGTCAAGTTCCTCACCTTCGAGGGCGACTCCCGCCCCGAGATCGAGGGCATCGACCAGGAACTGGTCATGGAGATCCACAAGGAGGCCTCCGAGTCCGGCAGCCCGATGAAGGACGCCGGCACCGTCTCCGTCTCCGACTACGCCAACTCCGTCGGCGCGCTCCCGACGAAGTACTTCGAGGAGCTCCGCTTCGACGACATCGACAAGATCGGCTCGGGCGCGGTCATCGAGCACAAGTACAAGAAGGGCACCTGCTCGTCCTGCGCGTTCGCCTGCAAGCTCCCCACCCGCGACGAGGAGTCCGGCCTCGAGACCGAGGGGCCGGAGTACGAGACGATGATGAGCTTCGGGTCGAACGCCCTCGTCGACGACTTCGTCGCCATCATGAAGTCCAACGAGCTCTGCGACCAGCTCGGGCTGGACACCATCTCCTGCGGCGACGTCGTCTCCGCGTACCTCGCAAGCGAAGACGAGTTCGGCAACGTCGACCTCATCCACGAGACCATCGAGCAGATCGCCTACCGCGAGGGCGTCGGCGACACGCTCGCGGAGGGCATCGACCGCTTCCACGACGAGCTCGGCGTCGAGAACTGGACGATGAAGGGCATGGAGTTCGCCGCCCACGACGGCCGAACGCTCAACGGCCAGGGCCTCTCCTTCGCCACCTCGAACCGCGGCGCCGACCACATGTACGCCGAGATGTACCAGCTCGAGTACCCGCTGGTCGCCCCCGACCAGGCGCTGGACTCCGACGGCGTCGCAGGCAAGTCCGACCGGCTCATCGAGATGGAGAACAAGAACGCCGTCCACGACTCCGGCGTCCTCTGTAAGTTCGCCTTCTCCAGTATGGACCACGACCGCTACGCGGCGCTGTTCGACACCGACTGGGAGACGCTCCAGGAGGTCGGCGGCCGGATCATCGAACTCGAGCGGCACTTCAACTCCAAGCGCGGCTTCGACCGCGCCGACGACGACGCCCTCCCCTACGAGCTGGAGGGCCTCGACGACGAGCTCTCGAACTACTACGACCTCCGCGGCTGGAACGACGACGGCACCGTCCCGGACGCCAACGTCGGTGACGGCGGCGGTGCGGCGCCAGCGGACGACTGA
- a CDS encoding cation:proton antiporter, producing MSSQLIPLTAAILAIGVAAQLLADRFEVPSIVFLLIAGVVLGPEGLSIITEDSFASLPAIVGLSVAIIVFEGAFHLRQEDLEQATSASVRLVTIGALISLVGTALAVRFELGATWGMSFLVGSLLIATGPTVIAPILRVVPVRDRVQAALETEGIVNDVTAAILAIVVFKVIQLDDPTVGAFFSLFIERVGAGIGIGVIVAGGVWFVLRYIDLSPGDAPRNARLVTLAGALVAYGAADTIASEAGVAAVATAGIILGNLDIPYEEQIADFKGDITLVVLSFVFIALAALLEFEDLISLGVRGLLVVITVAFVVRPLLVYVSTMESGFTTAERLFVGFVGPRGIIPASVATLFAVELQAAGRGEDATLLVGTVFLVIFSTVVLQGGLARYVAEYLDVIPMRVIIIGSGRVGREVAARLEERGENVVIIERDEAAVEKARQQGFTVRIGDGTTIDTLREAGIENARTVVAATGDDDANLLVGQLASTKFDVERIICRVNQPENVEAFEELGVDTISSTLATAQAIDDSIERPAMARWSSTIGEEGDVQEVTLGNEAFVGRPLNEVGPELPGRCLIVLLTRDDETFVPEATEVLQTGDHVTLVGDQDDVREAMALVRGD from the coding sequence GTGTCGAGCCAACTGATCCCACTGACCGCGGCGATCCTCGCTATCGGCGTCGCCGCGCAGTTGCTCGCCGACCGCTTCGAGGTGCCGAGCATCGTCTTCCTGCTGATCGCCGGGGTCGTCCTGGGTCCGGAGGGGTTGAGCATCATCACCGAGGACTCCTTCGCCTCGCTGCCGGCCATCGTCGGCCTCTCTGTCGCCATCATCGTCTTCGAGGGCGCCTTCCACCTCCGGCAGGAGGACCTCGAGCAGGCGACGAGCGCGAGCGTCCGGCTCGTCACCATCGGCGCGCTCATCTCGCTGGTCGGGACGGCGCTGGCCGTCCGCTTCGAACTGGGCGCGACCTGGGGGATGTCCTTCCTCGTCGGGTCGTTGCTGATCGCGACCGGGCCGACCGTCATCGCGCCCATCCTGCGGGTCGTCCCGGTCCGCGACCGCGTGCAGGCGGCCCTGGAGACCGAGGGCATCGTCAACGACGTGACCGCCGCCATCCTCGCCATCGTGGTGTTCAAGGTCATCCAGCTGGACGACCCGACCGTCGGCGCGTTCTTCTCGCTGTTCATCGAGCGTGTCGGGGCCGGTATCGGGATCGGCGTCATCGTCGCCGGCGGCGTCTGGTTCGTCCTCCGGTACATCGACCTCTCGCCGGGCGACGCGCCGCGGAACGCCCGCCTCGTGACGCTGGCGGGGGCGCTCGTCGCCTACGGCGCCGCCGACACCATCGCCAGCGAGGCCGGCGTCGCCGCCGTCGCGACCGCCGGCATCATCCTCGGCAACCTCGACATCCCGTACGAGGAGCAGATCGCGGACTTCAAGGGCGACATCACGCTGGTGGTGCTCTCGTTCGTGTTCATCGCGCTCGCGGCGCTGCTGGAGTTCGAGGACCTCATCTCGCTCGGCGTCCGCGGACTGCTCGTCGTCATCACCGTCGCCTTCGTCGTCCGACCGCTGCTCGTCTACGTCTCGACGATGGAGAGCGGCTTCACGACCGCCGAGCGGCTGTTCGTCGGCTTCGTCGGCCCGCGCGGCATCATCCCCGCGTCGGTCGCCACGCTGTTCGCCGTGGAGCTCCAGGCGGCGGGCCGCGGCGAGGACGCGACGCTGCTCGTCGGCACCGTCTTCCTCGTCATCTTCTCGACTGTCGTCCTGCAGGGCGGACTCGCCCGCTACGTCGCGGAGTACCTGGACGTGATACCAATGCGCGTGATAATCATCGGCAGCGGGCGCGTCGGCCGCGAGGTCGCCGCCCGCCTCGAAGAAAGGGGAGAGAACGTCGTCATCATCGAGCGCGACGAAGCAGCGGTCGAGAAGGCCCGCCAGCAGGGGTTCACCGTCCGCATCGGCGACGGGACCACCATCGACACCCTCCGGGAGGCCGGCATCGAGAACGCCCGGACCGTCGTCGCGGCGACCGGCGACGACGACGCGAACCTGCTGGTCGGCCAGCTGGCGTCGACGAAGTTCGACGTCGAGCGGATCATCTGCCGGGTCAACCAGCCCGAGAACGTCGAGGCCTTCGAGGAGCTCGGCGTCGACACCATCTCCTCGACGCTGGCGACCGCCCAGGCCATCGACGACTCCATCGAGCGGCCGGCGATGGCCCGCTGGTCCAGCACCATCGGCGAGGAGGGCGACGTCCAGGAGGTCACGCTCGGCAACGAGGCGTTCGTCGGGCGGCCGCTCAACGAGGTGGGCCCGGAGCTCCCCGGTCGCTGTCTCATCGTCCTGCTCACCCGCGACGACGAGACGTTCGTCCCGGAGGCGACGGAGGTCCTCCAGACGGGCGACCACGTCACGCTCGTCGGCGACCAGGACGACGTCCGCGAGGCGATGGCGCTCGTCCGCGGGGATTAA
- a CDS encoding MBL fold metallo-hydrolase — protein MGIGDVSAVAGVPDCYYVDTGMFDTPEYGAVYILDAERPAIVDAGIGTNYELILEALREVGIAPDDLEVIALTHVHLDHAGGAGFIAAETGAEVHVHESGSKFLVDPDGIWEGTKRAVGDQIEHYEKPKPVPATDIEPFHDGATVDLGDRELDVYHAPGHAFHQVLFHERASEAVFVADAAGIYVPALDAIRETSPPPGFTLEEVVDDARMIARLDPETLCYPHFGDVPADGRIGEYVDVITRWVEAVAEKRAELDDDEAVIEHFVESDDIDEVWGDEKADGEVAMNVRGVLHYLDEREADE, from the coding sequence ATGGGAATCGGCGACGTCTCCGCGGTCGCGGGGGTACCGGACTGCTACTACGTCGACACCGGCATGTTCGACACGCCGGAGTACGGCGCCGTCTACATCCTCGACGCCGAGCGCCCGGCCATCGTCGACGCCGGCATCGGCACGAACTACGAGCTGATCCTCGAGGCCCTCCGCGAGGTCGGCATCGCCCCCGACGACCTCGAGGTGATCGCCCTGACGCACGTCCACCTCGACCACGCCGGCGGCGCGGGGTTCATCGCGGCCGAGACCGGCGCCGAGGTCCACGTCCACGAGAGCGGCTCGAAGTTCCTCGTCGACCCCGACGGCATCTGGGAGGGGACGAAGCGGGCCGTCGGCGACCAGATCGAGCACTACGAGAAGCCGAAGCCGGTCCCGGCGACCGACATCGAGCCGTTCCACGACGGCGCGACGGTCGACCTCGGCGACCGCGAACTCGACGTCTACCACGCGCCCGGCCACGCCTTCCACCAGGTCCTCTTCCACGAGCGGGCCTCGGAGGCGGTCTTCGTCGCCGACGCCGCCGGCATCTACGTCCCCGCGCTCGACGCCATCCGGGAGACGTCGCCGCCGCCGGGGTTCACCCTCGAGGAGGTCGTCGACGACGCCCGGATGATCGCCCGGCTCGACCCGGAGACGCTGTGCTACCCGCACTTCGGCGACGTGCCGGCCGACGGCCGCATCGGCGAGTACGTCGACGTGATCACCCGGTGGGTCGAGGCCGTCGCCGAGAAGCGGGCGGAACTGGACGACGACGAAGCCGTCATCGAGCACTTCGTCGAGTCGGACGACATCGACGAGGTCTGGGGCGACGAGAAGGCCGACGGCGAGGTGGCGATGAACGTCAGGGGCGTCCTGCACTACCTCGACGAACGCGAGGCCGACGAGTAG
- the serS gene encoding serine--tRNA ligase encodes MLSRQFVRENPDEVRRALDTKGVDVDLDRILEIDEEWRDLKAEGDGLRHERNEVSSEIGELKREGEEEAAQEAIERSQELKEELEAVEKRADELEAELEEKLLELPNVPHPDAPVGDDESDNVEVDRWGFDGRRELPDEVVPHYDLGEQLEILDFERGAKVSGGGFYFAKGEGARLEHALVQYMLELHREEHDYVDVFPPLPVNSASMRGTGQFPKFVDDAYRIGGANDEDYDDDDLWLLPTAEVPVTNMYRDEILLDEDLPLKHQAYSPNFRREAGEHGTETRGIVRVHQFNKVEMVNFVRPEESYDRLEGLLGEATEVLERLGLPYRVLEMCTGDMGFTQAKKYDVEVWAPGDDMDEGPEEGGRWLEVSSVSNFEDFQARRAGIQYRPEQHESAEYVHTLNGSGLAVPRVVVAVLEYYQNDDGTVVVPEPLQPYMGGTEVIEGQDSVGESALGEQ; translated from the coding sequence ATGCTATCGAGGCAGTTCGTCAGGGAGAACCCCGACGAGGTCCGTCGCGCCCTCGACACGAAGGGCGTCGACGTGGACCTCGACCGGATCCTCGAGATCGACGAGGAGTGGCGCGACCTCAAGGCCGAGGGCGACGGCCTCCGACACGAGCGCAACGAGGTCTCCAGCGAGATCGGCGAGCTCAAGCGCGAGGGGGAGGAGGAGGCGGCCCAGGAGGCCATCGAGCGCTCCCAGGAACTGAAGGAGGAACTCGAGGCCGTCGAGAAGCGCGCCGACGAACTGGAGGCGGAACTGGAGGAGAAGCTCCTCGAACTGCCGAACGTCCCCCACCCGGACGCCCCGGTCGGCGACGACGAGTCCGACAACGTCGAGGTCGACCGCTGGGGGTTCGACGGCCGCCGCGAACTCCCCGACGAGGTCGTCCCGCACTACGACCTCGGCGAGCAACTGGAGATCCTGGACTTCGAGCGCGGCGCGAAGGTCTCCGGCGGCGGCTTCTACTTCGCGAAGGGCGAGGGCGCCCGCCTCGAGCACGCCCTCGTGCAGTACATGCTCGAACTCCACCGCGAGGAGCACGACTACGTCGACGTCTTCCCGCCGCTGCCGGTCAACTCGGCGTCGATGCGCGGCACCGGCCAGTTCCCGAAGTTCGTCGACGACGCCTACCGCATCGGCGGCGCCAACGACGAGGACTACGACGACGACGACCTGTGGCTGCTCCCCACGGCGGAGGTGCCGGTCACCAACATGTACCGCGACGAGATCCTGCTGGACGAGGACCTCCCGCTGAAGCACCAGGCCTACTCGCCGAACTTCCGCCGGGAGGCCGGCGAGCACGGCACGGAGACCCGCGGCATCGTCCGCGTCCACCAGTTCAACAAGGTCGAGATGGTGAACTTCGTCCGGCCGGAGGAGAGCTACGACCGCCTGGAGGGACTGCTCGGCGAGGCCACCGAGGTCCTCGAACGGCTCGGTCTCCCTTACCGCGTCCTCGAGATGTGCACCGGCGACATGGGCTTCACGCAGGCGAAGAAGTACGACGTCGAGGTGTGGGCGCCGGGCGACGACATGGACGAGGGCCCCGAGGAGGGCGGCCGCTGGCTCGAGGTCTCGTCGGTGTCGAACTTCGAGGACTTCCAGGCCCGGCGGGCCGGTATCCAGTACCGGCCGGAACAGCACGAGTCCGCGGAGTACGTCCACACGCTGAACGGCTCGGGGCTGGCCGTCCCGCGGGTCGTCGTCGCCGTCCTCGAGTACTACCAGAACGACGACGGTACCGTCGTCGTTCCCGAGCCGCTCCAGCCCTACATGGGCGGGACGGAGGTCATCGAGGGGCAGGATTCGGTCGGGGAGTCGGCGCTCGGGGAGCAGTAG
- a CDS encoding nuclear transport factor 2 family protein, translated as MEAADLVREYYRAIDDGDYGALTDALGGGFVHRRPDRTIEGREEFVSFMRGGRPETDTEHELDAVFETDDGGRVAVEGRLLRADGSEWFRFVDVFAVGGGRIRSLTTYTH; from the coding sequence ATGGAGGCCGCCGACCTCGTCCGGGAGTACTACCGCGCGATAGACGACGGCGACTACGGGGCGCTGACCGACGCGCTGGGCGGCGGGTTCGTCCACCGGCGCCCCGACCGGACCATCGAGGGCCGCGAGGAGTTCGTCTCATTCATGCGGGGCGGTCGCCCCGAGACCGACACCGAGCACGAACTCGACGCCGTCTTCGAGACCGACGACGGCGGCCGGGTCGCGGTCGAGGGCCGGCTCCTCCGCGCCGACGGCAGCGAGTGGTTCCGCTTCGTCGACGTCTTCGCCGTCGGCGGCGGCCGGATACGCTCGCTGACGACGTACACGCACTGA